The Humulus lupulus chromosome 7, drHumLupu1.1, whole genome shotgun sequence region CGATTAAAGCGAAAATGACACCTACATAAATAGAAGTATAGCTCGAAGAATACTGCTCGGAGTAATGTCACAAGGGTGGATAATGTCTGTAATGCGTCTCAGAGAATATTAAAAGGGTGTTCAGAAATAAAGATTTCGAGTATCCCCACGAAAGTCTAGAGACTCGAGCACAACTAATATAACTAAATAGTGCATATATTATTTCAGACTAATTTTTTGCTTTATTTTCATGAAATGACTAGGACCAATGACTCGATTAAAAAGTCATCGCATTCATGAACAATGACTTTAGGGGACAAATGTTATACCCATAACTCGTGTATGACGATTAAAGAAAAAATGACGCCTTCATAAATAGAAGTATAGTTTGAAGAAGAATGCTCGGAGTAATATCACAAGGGTGGATGATATCCGTGGTGCGTCTCAGAGAATGTTAAAGGGGTGTTCAAAAATAAAGAAGACTCTATAGCCGAGCTCATTTGTCAAAGATGATTATGAGCATATGAAGTGACCAAGTTTCAAAAGGAAACTCGAGAAATCACCAAAAAGAGCTTAAGCAGGAGTCATTCTACCCACAAAGAACGAAATACAATTTGCATTTGTTAGTAGTTATCTTATTTAGTATGATTAGTCAAAaagttatttaaaatatttaaatgtaTCAAACTACCCAAATTTGAGTAATAGAATTGTAACAAATCATATAACTAATTTTCTTAATCATTGAAATACTTATTGCACCAGCCACTTTTTAAAATAAGAGTGTCACGAAGAAAAAATGTAAGCCAATTTCGAGTTCGTCAAAACACTACCAAAATTGCATCAAGAGAATAATCAATAAAACACACCAGTGGACCATACTAATGTTTTTGGGCCAAATCACTGTAATCCAACTGTCTCTTTTCCCTTTTATCTTTGATTGTTCACAAATCATGATCCTTTTCCTATTATCTTTGATTCTCtacataaatcataactatattTTCTATAATACGAAATTCGAAGTCAAaacaattatatttttttatataaaaaaaaaaattggaataaCATTACGCTATTAGTATATAGATGTATAAAAATCCTATGACCCAAATCATTCCAGACCAACCCAAATATAAATAAAAAGCTAATTAAATGTATACTAAGggcattaataaaaaaaaaaattgttcatcGGTGTCCATGAGAAAAGAGGGACCAAGACGTAAATAGATAGGGACAATGTCCATAGGCACACACATGATATCCTACGTAAACGAATGTGACGAGTTGTGTTGTTAGATCTCTTCTATTCTACCTCAAAGGCACAACAGAGCTTCCCTTGTATTTAATTTAAAGCCAGCCCAATTCTTTTAAAAGCAAAACAAAGCCACAAAGGTTTCCCATATATGGATAATCTTTCCAAAACCACTCATCGTCACCACGCCACATAACATATAACTTAATACAAAGAAAGATCTAACTACATCCCCATTCCCCACCcataaaaacaaataataataataataaataaggtGAGGAAAGATCAATAGATCTTGAACCTGGGTACGCAACAGAGAAGCACAAAAAGAAAGATAAACAATAAACTGATTGgttctactaacaacatatagtATACACTTCTAAACCTCTTATACAAGGCAGTAATGGGGAAAAAGTAATAATACCCCATCTACAAATCGACCAACCCCATTTTGGGACCAACTTCTCTTTTAGACAAAAAGTGAAGCAAGAACcccaattataataataataattattataagtACACAAAAGACTATCATCATATCATGAAGATCTTCAAATAAAAAGTTaatgagaaaaagaaaaaaaaataaagcaaaaaaAAATCTATACAATTGTATTCGAAACTTCATCAACAGTGCCAAGTTTCTTTCTTTCTTGTTTTGGGGTCTCACTACCTGGAAGAAACTGGGTTGAGAGCTCTTGCAATCCCATTCATGGCTCCATAACCCTTCGAACTGAATCCCAAACAACCGAGTAAACCTTGCCTGTATGGCAAGTAAGTCTTCTTCCTCATTTCCTCAGCTTGAGCTCTATTGGTTGTGTAATGAAGCTCGTGCGGCGATGGCGGAACTCGTCGCTTTCCAACCCCGTTCGTCGGCTTTCCGATCACTGGTTTTTTCCCGGAATGCTGACCGGACTTTTTTGCTTTCTGGGTATCTGAGATCTTAGTCTGATCTTTCGAACCAGAGCCCTGAGTAGAAGAAGTAGATGTTGaggcagtagcagtagaagtactGGTAGTAGTAGTTTGATTCATGGGCTTTTTCTCTTTGGTGGGAGAGAATGAAATGGTGGACCAGAACTTGTTATTGCTTCTTCCTTCGCTTTTGCTTCTGAGAAACTCTTTCAAGAAAAGCCATCTTTTCGAGTTTCTTCCAGCTGAAGATGACCTCGAAGAAGAAGCTGAAACCGAAGGTGTAGTAGTCTCAGAGGAGAGAGtttgatcttcttcttcttcatcttcgcCATTTTTGTTCTGATTCGAATCATTAGACCCTTTAGCGTCTTCACCGCACTCATTCGGGCCTGAGCGTGAGCCGGAGATCTTCTCATCGCTGTCTTCGGCCCAATCGAACGGAGAGTTCCTCATAGGAGACATGGATCTGGTTCTTCTCCTTAAAGACTTATTCTTCGACCTCAGATCTCTGCCTCTAATGGGTTCCAAAGAAAGCTCAACTTGGTCATCATCTTCTTCGTTCTCATTCTCCAGATCCAGTAATGGCGCCAAAACTTGAGGACGTTCCAGGTGAGTCGAGAGCTTCATGGGTCTGATCTGACCATTCAAGAAAAGCTCGTCCGCCGAGCTCATAGATCCAGTTGCGACAGACCCAGTTGAACCGAACCTCGCAGAGAACTCGAACTCGAACCCCATAGGAACCGAGCTGTCATCCATGGCGGAGGACGAGGTAGAAGACTGATGACCGAAAGAGACTGAGTTGGAAGCCAGAACGAAGTGCATTGGACTTGCTGGGCAACTGTAAAAGAACCCACTAACGGCTCCACGGCCTGGGCTCGAAGGAGCACTAACGTAAGGAGTGGAACAAGCACTGTCAAAGTCTTCAAAGAAGGCTTGGGATTCGTGGGTATCGTGGCTCTCGCCATTGTTAGGGTTTTGGAAGCCTTGTTTGGGCTCTGCGTTTGACTTTTCGCCATTGTTGTTGGGCGGAGTATGAAGCTCCATTGTCTTTGAGTAAGCAGAGAAACAGAGCTCTGGGTCTCAGTGCAGACATATAATTGAAATTTTGCTACTTACTTTTTGCCCTTGAAGTTGAGCTTTAATTTCGATCATGCCACTGATCCCCCACATGTTCTTTTAAATTACTTTTAACACCCTAGATTTTGACTTTTCTTTTATTTcccattttattattattattattaatgatttTCTTTTATCTTTCGTAATTTATTAATGTACTTGCTTGGTACCTTTTcatattatttgttttatttcaagAATCTAAAGCTTTGTTACAATTTTAtagaaaatacaataaaatagAAACAACCATTCATCCAAATGTAAATTGACTAGagtaaatttgattttttttaaaagttaagaATAATCCAATTGAGTATGGTATTATAATATGTCATTAAATTGGTATTTAGTATTCGCCATAAGAAGGCAATAATTGAAACATTATTAAGGTATGGCCTAAGAAAAAGTATTTTAAAGTCTTTTGCTATTAACTTTAGTTATGTTGGACCAAATTGAGGAGAAATTCTGTTATGTTTTGTTTCTTATAAACAGTTCAAGTTATAAGGTTTATTACCCATTAATTTTGATAAAGTAATAGATTAATGTGCACTATTGGAGACAATCTTGAGCTCTACACTTATTAaaattttctttaatttgtaGTGCTTTTGAATAATTTTATCTTCAAGACTAATAAAACCAACAAAATAAGTCAAATAGTGGGGTAGTCTACTATTTCAAAATTGTAGTGTATATTTTCTAAAGGCATTGAAAATAATGAATCTTTAGGGTATAGAATTTAGATTAAAAAAAGTAGTaagtaataataaaaacaaaactaaTTCTCTGATCAATCATAAAAAGAATTAAAAAGGCAAACATTGAGAGAAGAGTAGGGATCTGGGTGGGAAATTGAGAAAGTAAGGACAAAAGCTATGCAAATACTATAATAGTGGCAAGAGGCCCCAAGAGGCCGTGGCATTGGGGCTTTTTATGCTCCTCTGTGATGTCACCCCACCTTTGTTAGTATACATCTCACCTGATTTCAGGTGTCATGGTCTCCCATTCCCCTTCTATTATGTACATCACTATTCACCAGTCTACTCTACAATATCAGCCATTGGATGGGGGCTCTAAACATGTCCCCTATTTAGATTCTGTTCATTTTTGTTTGCTTTCATGATAAGTAATGAAGATTTTACATTACATATTGAGATTTTTAGATTGATATGAGATTCATGCAAGTCTTTTGTAAGATATACATCATTTTTACATGATaaacatctttttatttatttaaaaaagtaCCCTTTTCATTAAATCAAACAGTGGTAGGTACAAGGATAAAAGAAATAAGATAAGGATCATCACCAATCCATACTATAAAACTATCTATTCTTAAAACTAATTTAGCCAAATTATGATACTATTAACATACTCGTATTCGTATATAATAAATATGTTTGACACCAACAAAAATTTACTTTTCTTATTGTCACATCTCTACAActcaactttttttttaaaatcaagaTTAATATAGATAATCTAGCTATAATGACCGTTAATATAGAAGAGTAGGGgcagttttttattatttttttatatatgaatTATAAAAATAAGGAGTGTATAGTAGATGTAGAGGTACACCATGAATACACAGTAAATTTCCCCTCATAGGATTCTAGCTTATAGGCAGCAATTCCAAGGCTAAGGTTTCTgcactaattaaaaaaaataatgattataACAAACAATAAACTGTTTCATTAAACAATTGATTAATCCTTACATACATAACATGCTAATCTGCATCCATTGTAGCTACAATGCAGTCTCTTTTTGCAGTTTTTGCTCTGTACCCAAGAAATAAGAATATGGGTCAGTCCCCCAAAAacccaataaaataaaaaagtaaataaataaaaagaatattGGTAAACCATTACTTGGATGAAGTGCATCAAAGGAAGATCAGGCAGAGAAGCAATCTCAAGTTGACAAGTGATTGAGCACCCCTGCCTTGCCTGCCTGCATGTGCTTTTGTCTAACAAGAGGATGAGGTCCTCTTTGGCAATGAACATTTTTATTAAGATTTCACTGTGAAcaaatttgtttgtttgtttgtgccCCTTCACAAATCTAATCTTGTGGACATAAATTGTTCACTCATTAAAAATTAATGgccccaaaaataaataaatcaaatggtTTTGTATAGTGTATGATGTGATCTTTGATAACATTTTTGTTAGTTCTCTTATTACTGAGCACTAGACTTTAGTCCACTAGCTCATTGTACTGGTCCTGATAATTCGTTTCAGCTATTATTCCACCTAATGGATCGATCGTTAGGaattttcttttttgtttgtattaaatTAGGTAGCATCAGTTATTGGTCTcataaaactttttttttctttcttaactCTGGATTTTGAAAAATTGGCTTCACCTTTTTATGTTTGTGAAAGGTGCCCCTCATATTTATTATTGGCAACTAAGCTGTATTTCTCTGTTAAAAGATGAGTGCAGAATTTAAAGGTTCTGAAACAAGTTTAGTTTAACTACGAACTTTGTGTGTGTACTGTATTAAGTCAATATTAATGCCAATCACTTATGGCTTTTGAAAGTTACAGATCCTTAATAAATAatgttttcctttttctttcttttttttttccaagtaCTATTATAGCTGgaatatataaaaaatgaaaaatgcaTTTCAAACCAGATCAGAAAAATAGCACCAtaatgcataattataattatgtctAACAAACATTGGGTGTTATTGTCAAAACTCTAAACCCAATTGTTTTATTGTTACAATAAAATGATATTGATGATAAGGTGACAGATATGCATatacattttatttaataaatgtaTATGTACTAATGTTCCATGGGTGTTATATGTACTAATGATGTCACTTGTCTTCACTAGTCCAAGATCTTGGATTTGATCTTGataccataaaaaaaattatatgacatgGTGGTCAATCATGACTAATCGAATCTTTGAAAGCCTTCCCTGGGCAGAGGGGCAGTAGTTTGATGAGGTCTCCAGCCTGAAAAAAGCTGGCTCTTAAGAGGAAGATAATGTTAATGATAATAGCTTGTTCCACTTAGAGACAGATGGTTTGATTGATGGAGAGCTCTCATTACAATATAAGGTCCTACTACCGAAGAAACAAAAACACACCTTGGTTGGAACCCTCACCAAGAATAGTACAATTTTTCTTGAAGAGCTATAAGATGAGTCATCATAACTCATAAGTAACTCATGGCACAAATGGTTTCTCTAGGCCCAAATTTTTTTGATTATGCTAAAGGGGTCATTTAGATTTTAGGGTACTTGAGTACTTGTATGATGAATCGACAATTTGGGCCGTTATGATATTTGGTACACAAACAGATAATCACAGAAATTTTGGCAAGTAGTGACTTGGGGACCAATGTGCCACTttggattaaattaattttgaagggAAAATATTGTACTGAAACTAGATAACATGGAAAGTAATACAAGAGCAATCAGTTGAGACTTTCAACTTGATGCAAGCTGCCCCCATTGGAGTTTAAGTTTAAGAACACCAATAGGGGGAGATTAAAAGACCATTAAATCAGAAACCAACTCATCTAACAAGGAGGTTAACACTCCCTTTTCAACCTCTACACCTTCCTCAAATGCTTCATTGTCAAAATCAAGCCATCTTCCAATCCCTGTGCTCATGTCTTTGTCCACAAGGTCATCCACCATCAAGTCCGCCATATCTTTCCAACCCGAAATCTCTTCATGAATTTCCTCAGCCAACCATTCCTTCCTTGGAGCCAGCCTACCTTTTCTAGAGCATGTTCCAATGAACATTTGCTGGCTTCGCAATTCCAGGGATTCATTTACACAATCAAACAAAACCTTTCGTCCAAGCTTTGAACACTCTTCTTCATTCCTTTCTGTAAAATTTTCTTCATTCTCGAGTTCATCAAATAGAGTTGGGGAGATGACCTTGTTAGCATCACCCAATGCAAAATCTTCCAGTGCTAATTCAGCATTGTTGAGTATGTCTCTCACATACTCCAGTTCCCAGTTGCTTGGTCTATCATAGTCTATACAACCAAATCTTCCAGTCATTTGCTTTCCACTGACATTCCTTGTGGAACTAAAAGAGATTGAGTCAGACGATTCTGTCTCGCCATATGCTGAGGTTTGAACTTCAGCTAATGGGTATCCCTTGCTTCCTGTAAAAGGATGGTAAAAGATTAAAATGTCTTGTCATACGAGGACTAAAAAAGAACAAAGTTTATGCACCATTGCACGAAGACAAAATTGTTACCCTCCTCTACTATAATATGCAGTCATATCCCATCCCATCTCATTAATTGCCTTGTCAATAAATTTCTAAAAAAGTCATCTAGTAAGTAAGTAGTAACAATTAACAAACAATCCCAAAAATATGTCTGACTTGTACTGTACTCGGCAAAATAATTCAAGTGCTACAATActcatttctattttatttttcacCCACTGGTAAGTTTCAGAGAAACCCAAGTCATAGTTCTACTTAAATTCCTATGGAAAAATCAACAATTCTCCAAGAATTTTCTTTCATTAAATTCAGGGATACAAGATTCACATTGAAGAAAtggtacctctggcactgcttcGGTTATCTGCAGAACTTCCACTTTCGAATGAGTATTCGCAACTTGATTCCGGACTAAGATCTTGATAATCTAATCGTCTTCCAATTGCATGGTTGTTGCTGCTTACACTAGGCTCTTCCATCCTTTCAAATCCCTGAAAGTGATCAACAAACCTTGATTAGTTTAGCAATTTAAAGACATCTGCATAatgcaaatgaattaaaatgGCAAAGCTCTCATCAATAAGggccaaacaaaaaaaaatactgaAAACTAGTAAAATTCTTGGCAGCAGAAAAATATTCATAGAAACTCGTACTAGAAGAAGCCTGAAATTTTACTGCTAAATAATTGTAGCAAAGCAATACTTAAAAACGGAAAGCAGAAATCAGGAAATATGCCTAAAAAAAATAAGgaaagttttaaattaaaaatagattGAAGGAAACTAATGTAAAACGAAAAATAATAATGATGCTGAACAAGATCTTACATAATTAGACTTTGTTGTTACctcattattttttttacttttaaaatCTATCTTTTGTTATCAACTATTTGGCTTgtctaaaattaaaaagaaaatttattGTATGTTGAGCAAGTATTGTTTGGTATGAGTTCTTATGGTAAGTTTCCGAGTTAAGTTTATTTGCCTCTTTTATAGTCCTCCATTTGTCTTCCCATTGAACCCTAAGCCTACAATCTTTGAGAAACCAAAAATTCTAACAAATTGCTGTGCAAAATCGAACCCAGACCTCGTGGGAGCAAATCCTGAACCTAACCACTCGAATTAACCCTCATATGGGCAGATACATAAGGATCTGATTGAATTGATCtcctttttaattaattgattaaaaaattataatgttTTCTTTTTTTACTTGTCTTCTATATCCATCTCTCTAATTAATTTCTTAATACTCTTCTACATACtctctttaaattattttttacccTTACCCAAGAGGAATAGCTCAAATGGTCAACCATATGGTTTGCTCACGCAAGGTGGCAATTCCTAATCCCTTAATATtagattttcttaaaaaaaaaaaattcccttctaTCCTTTATAGTTTGTACTCAACAAATTAAAATGAATACTAAGTGGTCCTACAGCATTACTCATCAGAATTTTTTAATTTGACTAGTATAATAAGGATTCAACAAAGCAATAGATCAGATTTAAATAGAATTCTATACTATACTCTAGTGTCTTGTTCTTTGATCTAATTTGACAATATTAATAGTCCGACTCTAAACGGAATTGAAAGTTGAATATCtcattttgcaatcataataaatgacAGAAAGTGTAAAGGTTGAAATTCGAGGATAAAGACATCAAGAATAAAATACCAAACTACAGTAGAAAGACATAACCAAAGGAAACAGACCTGCCATTGCTGGTTCATATTATTCTTTGGGCCATCAACAGAAGGAGAACCACAGTTGTATGTGCCATCCCTTTGAAATTGCTTGCCTCTTGATGTGGTGCTTGGCAAATTGAAATCTTGAGACCCAGATGCACAACTAGCAGAACTCTCCTCTCTGACAAGGTTCGACTGATATGATTGAACTTTAGATGCTAGTTCCTGAAGCTTCTGTTCCAAAAGTACACTCAAGGAATCAGCTCCTATCACATTCAATCCAGGGGAAGATAATGTGAAGCTTTTTGAGTAGAGATCAGGATCTTTGTCATTGATAGAGTTAATACCAAATCTCTTCTCCATCATGACTTGACCACATGACCAGGATTCACTTGGGGATTTTTTCAGGGGAGAGTTAAATGTGAATGAAATTACATCCATGCCCTGCTTTCTGTTATCTGCACTCATACTGGGGCAGGAATCCATAGTGACATTGCACTTTATAGACCTTTCCCCTTCA contains the following coding sequences:
- the LOC133788409 gene encoding uncharacterized protein LOC133788409; the protein is MELHTPPNNNGEKSNAEPKQGFQNPNNGESHDTHESQAFFEDFDSACSTPYVSAPSSPGRGAVSGFFYSCPASPMHFVLASNSVSFGHQSSTSSSAMDDSSVPMGFEFEFSARFGSTGSVATGSMSSADELFLNGQIRPMKLSTHLERPQVLAPLLDLENENEEDDDQVELSLEPIRGRDLRSKNKSLRRRTRSMSPMRNSPFDWAEDSDEKISGSRSGPNECGEDAKGSNDSNQNKNGEDEEEEDQTLSSETTTPSVSASSSRSSSAGRNSKRWLFLKEFLRSKSEGRSNNKFWSTISFSPTKEKKPMNQTTTTSTSTATASTSTSSTQGSGSKDQTKISDTQKAKKSGQHSGKKPVIGKPTNGVGKRRVPPSPHELHYTTNRAQAEEMRKKTYLPYRQGLLGCLGFSSKGYGAMNGIARALNPVSSR